One region of Mangifera indica cultivar Alphonso chromosome 3, CATAS_Mindica_2.1, whole genome shotgun sequence genomic DNA includes:
- the LOC123211111 gene encoding monothiol glutaredoxin-S5-like: MASVTRLASERPVVIFSRSSCCMCHTIKTLFSEFGVNPAVYELDEIPAGREIEQALSRLGCNPTVPAVFIGGELVGGANQVMSLHLNRTLIPMLKRAGALWV, from the coding sequence ATGGCATCGGTGACTAGATTGGCATCTGAGAGGCCAGTGGTGATCTTCAGCAGGAGCTCTTGCTGCATGTGCCACACCATCAAGACTTTGTTTAGTGAGTTTGGGGTGAACCCAGCGGTCTATGAGCTGGATGAGATCCCGGCTGGACGGGAGATTGAGCAGGCTCTTTCAAGGCTAGGATGCAATCCGACGGTCCCAGCCGTGTTCATTGGTGGCGAACTGGTGGGTGGAGCCAATCAAGTCATGAGTCTTCATCTTAATCGGACCTTGATCCCAATGCTAAAGCGAGCTGGAGCATTATGggtttga